The genomic interval TGGCAGCAGGAGAAAGTTGGGGGGAAAACTACTCATTACCATGCCACCCACCACCATTCACCCTCTAGACTTTTGTCGTAGGCGCACTTTTCGCATTCCATTTGCATGCCTTCAGGGCACATTCCGTGTATCCATCTGCATAATGATGAGAGGGGATTCCCCAGTCCGAGCTGGCAACCTCCTGTCACTCGCATTGTGTCTCGTTTTAAGCGCATTAAGTGACCGCTGGTCGGAGTGGTTGGAGTGGGCGCTGCTGTCTGGACACCCCCACTCCCCGTTAAGGTCAGCTCTGATCAATGTCGACTGCCGCATGCTGGCAGCCGTGAGATGCAGCAGTCCCATGCAATTAACCGGCAACCGAAACTGAAGTggaagcaacagcagcaccagttCCCGAACCCAATCCAACAGCTCTGGGACACGCAGAGCAAACATTGGCGCAAGATGGAGTAACATTAGAGATGCCCCTCTGTTCGTAGCAAACAATAATTATAATGATTGTAATTTACTTAGGATCCTCTGCCATATTTACACAAATAATACCTTATTTTATATCTACAAATATCCAagattttcatttacttaCTGACATATATTAGTGGAAAGCAAGAGCGGTGCATCCCCAGCTGCTTAACCCACACCAGCTTGATGGAGACCCACTGGTGGACACGCTTCGCATCCTTGGGCTCCTGTGCGTCGCTTTTCCGCTCTGCTCCGCttgcatcgcatcgcatcgaaatgtatctgcatctgcatctccatctgcttggcatcgcatcgcatcgctcTTGGCCAGCAATGAGATGCATCGTGCAGCGGGAATTGGAAAACTGTTAGCCGTCTGAAGGTTGCCTTGTTGATATTCCCAGTCCAAAAAGAGAGTGACACGAGGGGGGTATAGTGGGGGAGCGGTAGTCGTAAACTTTGCCGCCCGCCTTCGCTGTGCATTTGGTggccattttcaatttactgACGCTGTCATTGCCGGAAGACAAATGTGTGTGAAGTGCGTCCATGTGGggctatatgtacatatgtatgctaCACGTGAGTGCcgtacactgagagaaaacgTTGATTGTAAGCCATGCCAGCTTTAGTAActcaaatatttcgaatggtATTTGAAACAAGTGAAATTGTTGCACATAAAGTTTTCATAATTATAAATCACTTTAAAAATGATTGATTCATTTTGTACAACCTCTCTTATGTCATAGTTTTTCTCCAAGTGTAAATGCCTATGTAcagtgccagtgtgtgtgtgtgagttgaGTCCTTGTGTGGGTGCACTGGCATGTTGTGATTGCGGACTGTTGCTTCACTTCAGTGGCAGCAAGTCGGCGACCCAACAGCAATCCAAGTTTTTCGCCAGCTTTTCCTGATTTTCCTCGCTCACACCCTACGGAAAAACGTGCAACAGGGTGCTTCTATTTTTCTTGCCTGCTATTTTTCCGTTGtccttcttcttcactggGCCACATTTCTGCACAGTTGTTGGCTTTTCTTTTGGGCCGACTGTTGTAATTGTTGCTAAAGCAGCAAAACGTCGACGCTGAAATTGCAGCAACTGTAATAACAAAATGGCCCCCGGAGTTCGTcctgctctctctctctccctcgctctctctcgcttttcACGGCCGTGGAAAATGGCGGGGGGAGGGGAGGAAATATTTCCAGCTTGACTTATTTTGACTTTGCTCGCTTCCCTTTCGTTTGGTTGTTCCTCCGATTTGGCGCCGCAACTGCCAGCAAAGTTTATTCAACGCAAAATGTGCAATGTGGGAACGTGCCGCATGTGGTGGGTTGTGGTGGGCGTAGTTCGCTGTACGttttgtgggtgtggcaacagCATTTACTGCCCTTGCACACTGATTTCCTGTTGCATTTCCGGTCAGCCAACGATGAAGTGGCCTCCTTTCCCACCAGCAAGTCCTTTCCCTTTTCCATTTGAACttccacacacatacacactttGTGCTATAGCACATAAAACTAAATCGAATTTAGAACACTTCCAAaggaaattggaaattaacTAAAAATGAGTTATTTGCTATGGAAATTGTTGCCAGTTTGCGGGTGAATATATATGCACTGCACGGAGCATTCCTAATTTAGCTCtaaaaactattatttaaattaattcataaAATTAGTTTGGAAAATATGCGTACTTGTTGCCGTATgcatttaaacataatttatttcactCTCAATGTGCAATAAAAGGAATTTCATTCGTGTTTAAATTGTATTCATCAAAGAAAAACtttcattgtttattttccattaatttgttgtttatatgAATACTTACCAATATTTACGGATTTTTGACTTAGCTTTagaaatatgtacatttaaaCACCGCCGTAAGTTTTTAGTAATTTACTATTCATGTTGCTTTGTTTCTAAGTGGGTCACTTGTGTTTGCTTCTGAAAATGCTGACACTTTTAGTTGAATTTTTTAGTAAAATAAATCACTTTGAGGTCGAGCTGCTTCTCATGCTCATGAAAGGCATCCATTTGAATGTTTTACGGATTTCGGTGGGCCTACTCATTGTGTTTCCTCCAGATTGTGCAACCCGTGACCCCGCACCATCTTGTGGCCGTCTCCATTGTCTAGTTTTTGTGAACAATGGCAGGTGTCATGCAGGTGGAAAAGCTGCGGTTCAAGGCAGTCAGCTGGGGGGCGGTTAACGGGTTGTCCCTTTGTGCATTTTACGCGGAATTACGCAGCATAAGCAGCTGCCACCCATCCCCCCTCAAAAGAAACCCAACCGCAGACTGGGGCATGCCACCCACTGTTGCAcctgctgtttctgttgcagCGAATGCGGCAAATGCCGCCAGCGACTTTCGTCTGCTTTGTTGTAAAAGAATCCTCCCGGAATCAccgcccctccccctccccctccgcTTCCCCTTTCCCCCTCCCTGCAGCAGCGGCATTGTGGCCCAGAGGCAAACACAAACCCAAGCAATTGCCACTCCGCTCCTGCTCCCGCACCTggtcctcctcctgctcctcctcctgctcctcctcctgctcctcctcctgatcctgcaCCCTTAGCTCCTCCAGCTGAATGTCCTCCGACTCACCTCAGTTGATTTAAGCTgcacaaaaaagtaaacaacGCACACGGGacaaaagtgggtggtggtgcctGTTGGGCGGTGAGCAACTAAGAAAATGCCTGCACAAAAGTAACTCATAATTAAGGTAAGGCAGCCAAGCGGAGGAGAGAGGTGAAGAGAAAGGTGGAGTAATGTGGAGAAAGGGGGAGAAAGCAGGGCGAGTGCAGCAGACGGCCTTTCTTCCACGGCAAATGTTAAATGCCAAAAGAGTTGCCTACTTTTGGGCTGAAATGAGTTCGCAATAGGAACTAGTTCCAAAGAtcaaaattatacatttatatttatttacaaaaatttcattGCAAGAGTTAAAGTACCAGCACGATTTGTgtgaatataaaaaacatatcAAATCTTATATATGCGACTATTAATTAGatatttctttgctttttctacttctttttttcattataACTTAAAACCTACAAGAATAGATGTATGATCGCTATTTCCCAACTGGTTCTCAGCTGTGGCATCCTTGGCGCCTTCAGACAGCCAGTTGCCTTGGCTCAAACTGAAAACACACCCAAACCCAAAGCCTTTTGGCTTAAGTCGTCGACGTAGTCGCAGCTAtgtttgtatatacatatatttttgatatgcTTCAGCAAACACCTGCAACGTCTCAACAACAATGGGAAATATTGTTAAGTAACTGGTGAGGGGAGtggagggggaggggaggggtgGTCTGAGAGTAGTGGATGCAGTTTTTGGTGCATTAGCGGAGTGCGTTAccctccagctcctgctgcaTCTGCTCCTCGTTTGGGGTCCTCGTTTTGGGTCCTGCTCGTCCTTTCAGCtctgtttattgtttatgtttttggcTGCGATTGTTTGCTGGGGTATGGGGTTGTTGTTAATGCATGACTGGGGCGAATGCATCCTGTTGCCAGGACATACAATCTGCATTTCTCTCATTTCAGTCAGCCTCTCGCTGCTTTTCGCTTGTAGTCCGAAGAGATCGTAGGCAACTTTTGCCAAATCATGgccatttctttattttattgctcGCATATCCTGGTACGCTGCTCtgatgtacgagtatgtgcaAATTATGCGCActgaaatgaatattaataaTGCGCGCCGCGCTGTAATccatggcgtatgcgtaactTTTCCATTAAGCGCGAATCGTTTGTCAATTTGCCAGCGCAAATAAATCACCAGGACCCTGCTCCTACCGCCGCGAAGTAACTGGCCGCCGAAGGATTCTTGCCTTAAGCCCAATTAACCCATTAGGATAGCGGTTGCCATTTGATGCGGCAGTCagaatgcaattaaaaaagcCAAGACCAATGAGCAGCATCAAACCAGAAAATGGCCCTGCAACtctcctccgcctcctccgcaGTTACTCCacttacatttaatttttatgtaaGCATCACAGCCCGAGGATGAGAAAAGAACCAGGACCAGGACGAAGACCAAGAAAAGTAATAACTGCGCATTGccattatttatgtttatgtcCGCACTACATCATCTTCAAATGTCCGCGCGCCTCCCTCTTCACCCCTTGCAGCTATAAAAAACAAGTGTCTGCAGTTTAGAGAAGGGCATGGGGAATACTAGATAGTTTCTAGGGATGTTAAACGCGATTTATTGTCACTGACATTAGACATACAAATCCTCAACTGATCTCAGAACTGCTTCTAGAAGTTTATCTCTAAATTTTGCAGAATAAGATACATAATATCTATCTAGATTGTTTAAAAGAGAGTTCAAGACAAACAAGGACACAATAAAATACTATAGAAAACAAGAATGTATCTTAAAATGGGAACAATTTATCACGTTGGTCTACGCAATTGGTGTACCTTTTAAGTAATTAGATTTTGACAATTCATATAACTTAGAGCAGATCCTTCTAAGTAAAATGGCAACATGTATCCCATATCCTTTGCCATCCCTAAGAGATCCCAGGCTGGTTTTTGCTGCACTCCAGTCCAAGACGACGTTTAACTGCCGCCGTTGTGAGTGCCGTTGAACTAATTTCCGTTGCCCTGCGGCAAgtcagtgggtggtgggtggtaaGTGGAGGGTGGTGCATCGCGAATGAAGAACGAGGGGGTGGTGGCACTAAAGTGGTTGCCAGGAAGGAACTCGGTTTGCTCCACTCTGGTCTGGCTTGTAAAAATTGCATTCTTCGCGGCCTTTTCTATTGCTCGAGCATTTGTCATTGGGGCGCTCGCTAATTTgacataaattttaaatgcaagGATGTTCTGCTGGGGGAGAATGAAATGAGATGAAACATCCGGAAAGTTTGGGGGATCTGGAGCAGAGAAAAAGAACGTTTGCTTACACATACAGCGGTCATTTTTGCCCAAGctatggcgaaaacgccgtAAAAATATCTGctttttttacaaaaaatatttatttttattttatttatacaaaataatccgttttttgtCGATAGCAGTGAAAATAGTTATTCAAAACTGGAATGCCATACCGtgttgaattcgtaacaaaattccctatcgatccatgtgcgtactttgaaatgctaagcttttgccatttttcgcaaattttgatgatggtaccccttatcgaaaatgcaaaaatttgtcaaatttttttttcaaatatcgaaaaattatggatagacatagttggctgtgtttattagcagcacaaaacagtctttattttagctgtgcggccatttttggccaagttatggaaAAAACttcgattgaaaatatcagattttttacaaaacatatttttttcgattttttgataaaaaataaccCGTTTTTTTTCGACAGCAGTGAAAATAATTGTCCAAGACTGGAATGCCATAACTCGTtaaattcgtaacaaaattccctatcgatccatgtacatactttgaaatgctaattttttgccatttttcgtaaattttgatgatggtaccccttattgaaaatgcaaaaatttgtcaaattttattttttcgaaaaccgaaaaagtggggatagacatagttagctatgtttattagcagcacaaaacagtctttattttagctgtgcggccatttgTGGACAAATTATGGCAAAATCCCCGATTGAAAACATCAGATAAAAATGATTAtaaaatttctattaataacattttttttgttcaaaagtCAATAATCAAACATCTTTATTCTTCACATTTACACTTGCAATCTTCTACTTAAAGTTATTGCCTTCTTTCCcttctgtttgctttgctagcaattgataaaaatatttcttttggCAAATGCTTATGATAAACATGTTGTAAAGTGTCCGAATCGATTAAGTTTCTTGAAAGTAACCCAGCTCCCAGCCAACTCCTCGATTTCTTTTCTGACCGTTCAAGCAAACAAACCAATAAACTGCATGCGCTGACCAAAAACTTTTGACTtccgaaccgaaccgaaggGAATTCGCTGGAAATGTTAGTTTGCTCCAGTTTCTGCACttgaaatataaattgaagATACGTACACTAGATGTACAAGTACGAGTATGTCTTGCAGCAAAGATGTTTACCGACTGCCAATgcaaaaaatatcatttaaatgGCATCACCAAATGGAGATACACAAATGGCAAACGTTTTCCAGTGGCAGTCAAGCGATGTAAAATATGTGGAGTGGACAGAGGACAGCGGGGAAATCATGAATGGACACACTATATGGTCTCTTGTTAGTCTTTGACTTTGACAGTTGTTGTTCAAATTGgcggcaaaaggcaaaaaaaaaaatgaaggaaGGGTAGTAAAGCGAAGAAAAGAGTTGAGTTGAGGGCCATTAAACGAGTCTTGAATGAGCTGACCATTAGCCGGGGCATTCTGTAAACTCGGTAATTGACTGGCGCTTATGGATTGAACCACCTCTTTTTCCATTGTGGGGCGTTACACGTGCGTGCCAGttcaaaattttccaaaaaactaagaaaaaaaTCAGCGAACAACCGCTAGTTAAGTTTGCTTTGTCATAACTAACAGTTTGCATTTGAGTTTTTGTTCGCAGCCTTTGTTGAAATTTTACAAGTCACGCACTGatttggcaatttgcatgcaGCGACCGCTAGATGGCGCCAGCACGTGCTCCCTGTCAGGGGATTCCCCCTCTTTTCTACACCCCCTCCCTCTATTCGTGAAACCAATCAATATTTGAATTGGTTTCGGTTTAccaaccttttttttttttgcgtaattTTAGTccaacttttaatttaaactttttctGTAAATTTCTTCGCAATGAGCTTTGAATTAAGGCCACCgcccacactgcgtatgcgcaatatgcAGTTGATATGGAAATGCCAAGGGATTCAGTTCGACTggcatttttggcaaattaaatatttttcaaatgtgtgtcATTCGATTCGCCCCTCTAATGGCGCAACTTTCCATGCTCGagtattaatttattgccAATCTAAATGCGAGGACGAATGCACAGGAAGTCGAATTGAAAGTGGGGTAACTTTTGCAGCATTCTGGCGTTTCCATTTGCATTGTAAGTGGGTGGAGATTCTTTGGAGGATTTCAGCTGGAAAAACAGGAGCGCATAGGGATAAATACCGTATCATAAAGTAGTAGTTTACTATAtaacataaaaatatgttCTATTGGCTCCTGCAAtgttgttttccattttaaatatttaagaagaTAACAATTATTGTAATTGACTCAATTTGCAGCCatagttttctgttttggtgTTTTATAGAACTTGATCCTACCATTAACCCCGTCGCTGTCAATGGGGCATTGAATGCGATAACAGACGCATGAACCGGGATAGCTCCTTGCCCACATGTATGGATACCTCTTATCCCTGGCTACACCTACAACCGAACCTTTTCATGCTCCATTGtgttataaatattcataaagCGCTCCGCCATTTTTCGTTGCGACCGCCGCAACTAAAGCCTTGATTTCTTGCAGTTTGCTACACCCAcatgcacactcacacacacccatactcACACACCCATGTAGATGTTACCAATACCTAGCCAATATGGCTGAAATATCCCCTAGCCCTCCGCCATTTTCCGAGCCCCCCTTTTGGAGCTTCCCCACACTGCCCATTTAACCGCAAGCCATGCTTCTAATGCCGCGTTGGCATAAATTtaaagcagcagctgcggTTTTTCCACTGCTTTTCCtccctctctccctctctctctttctcttgcATTTGCAGTTGTGGGTGGCTGGGCGCTGCTAGTGGGTGGTGCTACTGGGATTTGCTCTCTTTTAGCAAAGTGGAAGGGAGAAAGAGTGTTACAAAAACTAAACCAGGTACGGCTTTAAAACGGAAAAACCATTTTATACTGCTAATTGATTTTTCAAACACCCattccccaaaaaaaaatacgtaACCAGCAAATTAAACCCCCTTCTCGATGTTGCGGCTGCCACTGCTCTTCTTGTTTGGCATTCAATTAACgggaatttgcattttaccAATAGATACACTCTGCccactatatatatttggtaAGCCTCTTCATGTCGcccaagtgggcgtggctggcgTAATGGCAAAAGATTCCAAGTGCTAAATCAACAAAGAGCAAAAGAACAACGAGCGATACAAATTTGTTCGCTGCTGCGCTGCCTTTAATTACAACGCTTAGCATTGATCTTCGCAATCAATCAAGCAAACGCTTCTTAACAAAATgcgaaaactgaaaaatgcCATCACCCGTTTGTTTGATGGggaaataaacacaaaaacccaGATTCTCCACCAACGTGGGTGGAACATAAACTTAacgaaataattaaatatttataaaaattagtTAGGcgttaaaaagtgatttttaaACGCTGAGCTGTACATATGTTTCGAGCAACCCTCGCTGAGCATGAAAATCACTTACACGTTCATCAGTAAGCAATGAACTTAACctctgaaatatttatgttgaTTATGTTGATTATCCGCACTATTGTTTAAGTTAGCAGTCTTATGCTAGCATTAGTTTTAGTATTATTGCTATGGCTTAAGTTGCTTGTAATGAATAATTCTTGGTGAGAACCGAATTTAGTTCAGCTCATAAAAATCCGATGGCCATGAGATGACaaagcatatatatgtatataataaattaataaatactgCATATTTTTCTACATTTCTAGAACATGAACTTTTATGCATTCCTTGAAATCTTATTCTAAAAAAGGAATTACGCAGAACTAACCAAAAGGGTGGAGGTGCTATCTACGTCACGTATTTTCCACTGATTATTAACCGATGATATAAGGCGGAAACCCCCGACTTGGACCCGCCCACCGTTTACAGAGATATCTAGATGGATCTGGCCTAGACTGTTAATGATATCGCGCCCCTCCCCCGTCCCCCACCGAATTCATGATGTATGAGGGCAATAACAATTATTATCGGGCGTTGCGGGCCGGTTCATAAAACCCGATGGGTCCCACATGCGTACATAAATAATACATGAATGGCAGCAGCGCCCAAGATGACCAGCAATTGCATTTGTGGTTTTCGGCCTGGAGTTCGGTTTGGAATTAAACTCAaagttggagctggagttgaAGTCGGAGTCTCAAGGTCGCGTTACACACTTAATTTTACATTGGAGCTGCATTGTCTGCATGGTTTACTGTGTACTCCCCGATGAGGAGTGACCGAACCAACCGGTTCTGCAGCAAAATGATCTTGCTGATCTTctggtgcagcagcagcttcttcTTCGTTTTGCCTCAATTTGGCAATATGAAAGAAGAAGCCACATAGCCATATAGCCGGCATGACATTGAATTGTAAATTGCGGGCGATATAAAAAACGCTCAACGCATAAAGTATACGTATGGCGAAGAAAACGTTAAAGCAGAGaggtaaataaaatgtaagcCGACATCCGATGCATGTGAATTTTATCATGCGATGCGCGCAAAAGCCCTGCGACTTTGCATTGGAGATGTGCTCGTGATATAGTTTAATGCAATTTTGATTTAAGCTCaaataatttcttaaatatttataactcCAGAAAACAGAAGAAGCCACCTGTGAGCtcttaagtttttcttttcgtttcatAGGCAACTGCCTTTTTTCGATAGTCGCCACACACGTGCCAAGTGCGATGCGAAAGGTCACACATATGCAAACAAAGTACGCTTTTTGCGCCATGTTTGCTATCTCTCTTCCCCCTCCATCCATGGTGTACAACCACCCACCTCCACCCCCTTTCCACCCCTTGACCCTTTGGtcaactgctgctgttgtttctgctgctgcttcttcatCGCCGGCTTGGTTGTAAAAGAcattgacattttttttttttgctgacCGTTTGCTCAGTTGCTTTTCACTGTActttgttgtcgttgtttaatggtttttatacatattttttagccagctattgttattgttgttgttggtagCATCGCATTACGTCACTTTCACTGTAGTTTGCGGCTTAAGGCAGCATTTgtgcttttgctgttgcctGGCACTGTTTGCACTTGTTTTTTGGGCTACAAACAagcaaattgcaataaaaatgcTCGAAATTTATGGTCCACtggcatacatatattttgtttgcgATGATTTATCCGAGACTTTTGTTCGCCTTTGCTTTCCGGCGGCACAATTTATGCCCGTTTACATGGTAaacttttgctgtttttccCCAGTAGTTTTACACGTTCATGCTTTTTGGTTCAAGTTCATCGGTTGGCCACCGAATTTGCAACTGGGATCAGGTTTTGTAGTTATCGTCTTGATAGATGCGTCGTTAAGTTCGCCAAGTTACGCTCGTATATATCAGCGACTATTTGGTAAACACTCATCACAAAGttgattttcaaaatatttatcgCTGTGAGTCTGttcattacgcatacgccatgttaACACCCACATTACGCATTCGCCCCGTTTGCACATAGTGTATGCTATTACGGCTTTAATCGATAAGAATCGGGCCTAAACAAAGTCATTAGTCCAATTAACGTGGCCTGACTGAACAAGCTAATTTCCCAGTGCCCAAACGGCGGCAATTTTCGGCCAGTTATTTTGAATGGGTCAATCATACGAGCATTAAACAATGTGGCCTCTGGAAAgcacagtttttattttatttttagtagcCCTTCAAGTGCACAGTGTGAGttgtttaaataaactaaaattttaACATAAAATAGGGTTTTTCAATCAGATTAAACTGCGACTGGAGCAGTTCTATGCCAAATCCTTTGTGCCTGATGATCTGTTCGTGGATTACGACGTTGTCAACTATGAGAAGATCAATGTGAATCTCACAGTTCAAGTTCCCTTCCCGGGCAAACTCCTCTTGCACATCTTCGTAAGGAAGCTCTCGGATCAAGTGAGTGGATCAAACCAAGTCGATCTGGTACGCTTGACAAACAGAGATCTCTGCAAGCTCCTCGATTCACTTCGCAATATCACAGTGGAGGGAGTTCCGGGCGAAAGCCTTTTGCCCTCGACTTTCGTTGTCTCATGTCCTCTAGTTCCGGGCTTCTATTATGTGGAAAATGGCGTTATTGATTCCAAACTGATTCCCTTCCAAGTCCCTGAAGGCAGATATCTTGTACTTTTGGAGCTGATACAAGTCTACGAGGAAGTTATG from Drosophila yakuba strain Tai18E2 chromosome 3L, Prin_Dyak_Tai18E2_2.1, whole genome shotgun sequence carries:
- the LOC6533031 gene encoding uncharacterized protein LOC6533031, whose amino-acid sequence is MWPLESTVFILFLVALQVHSIKLRLEQFYAKSFVPDDLFVDYDVVNYEKINVNLTVQVPFPGKLLLHIFVRKLSDQVSGSNQVDLVRLTNRDLCKLLDSLRNITVEGVPGESLLPSTFVVSCPLVPGFYYVENGVIDSKLIPFQVPEGRYLVLLELIQVYEEVMKLCSCRIKFSIKKPPGYTEPSLFKDSEEHETTDKPVEKNEETSTEVTQPKEDSSEVSTDYE